The following coding sequences lie in one Actinomyces capricornis genomic window:
- a CDS encoding chorismate mutase has product MSGQQVAGHGWDAVPAVGGEPAVLREVPPQLARYRATIDNLDAALVHLLAERFRCTQQVGHLKAELDLPPADPEREARQIARLRELARESGLDPVFAEKFFSFVVAEVIHHHEKIRAGGGQEH; this is encoded by the coding sequence ATGAGTGGCCAGCAGGTCGCGGGTCACGGCTGGGATGCCGTGCCCGCCGTCGGTGGCGAGCCCGCGGTCCTCCGCGAGGTCCCCCCGCAGCTGGCCCGCTACCGCGCCACCATCGACAACCTCGACGCCGCCCTGGTGCACCTGCTGGCCGAGCGCTTCCGCTGCACCCAGCAGGTCGGCCACCTCAAGGCCGAGCTGGACCTGCCGCCGGCCGACCCCGAGCGCGAGGCCCGCCAGATCGCCCGGCTGCGGGAGCTGGCGCGCGAGTCGGGCCTGGACCCGGTCTTCGCCGAGAAGTTCTTCTCCTTCGTCGTCGCCGAGGTGATCCATCACCACGAGAAGATCCGCGCCGGGGGCGGGCAGGAGCACTGA